The proteins below come from a single Chrysoperla carnea chromosome 1, inChrCarn1.1, whole genome shotgun sequence genomic window:
- the LOC123290570 gene encoding dnaJ homolog subfamily C member 17 gives MESKIEDKDLYELFDIQITATESEIKKAYRKKALHCHPDKNPDNPNAAALFHELSLALQILTDAKARQAYDKVLNGKKAAQIRHKELDSRRKKLKEELDARERLAELRGKKEDLRTDAEKLQAEIDRLRKEGAKIVQQENELLKQEMSKKFTSTEPVPWDSAEYRIKIKWKAEKTDDTNGGYTYEELHRFLLKYGDIIGLIVSTKKKGSAMVEYATQEAAEMAVSYEKGLAGNPLTLSWVKGPPPKHRAATTSTLVNDNDFESLVMRNLRQAEERKRLIAEIQAGLIDD, from the exons atggaaagcAAAATAGAAGATAAAGATTTATATGAGTTGTTTGATATTCAAATAACCGCTACTGAATCGGAG ataaaaaaagcATATAGGAAAAAAGCTTTACATTGTCATCCCGATAAAAATCCAGATAATCCAAATGCAGCCGCATTATTTCATGAACTATCGTTagctttacaaattttaacagaTGCAAAAGCAAGACAAGCCTATGATAAAGTATTAAATGGTAAAAAAGCTGCACAAATACGACATAAAGAATTAGATAGTCGACGTAAGAAATTAAAAGAGGAGCTAGATGCACGCGAACGATTAGCTGAATTACGTGGTAAGAAGGAGGATTTAAGAACAGACGCCGAAAAATTACAG GCTGAAATTGATCGACTGCGTAAAGAAGGCGCAAAAATTGTCCAAcaagaaaatgaattattaaaacaagaaatgagtaaaaaatttacaagcaCAGAACCAGTTCCATGGGATAGTGCCGAGTatcgaattaaaattaaatggaaaGCGGAAAAAACGGACGATACAAATGGTGGCTACACTTATGAAGAGTTACatcgatttttattaaaatatggtgATATAATTGGTTTGATTGTTTCCACGAAGAAAAAGGGTAGCGCTATGGTTGAATATGCAACACAAGAAGCCGCTGAAATGGCAGTTAGTTATGAAAAAGGTTTAGCTGGAAATCCTTTAACACTGTCATGGGTTAAAGGTCCACCGCCAAAACATCGAGCAGCTACTACATCTACATTAGTGAATGATAACGATTTTGAGTCATTGGTTATGCGTAATTTACGACAAGCTGAAGAACGTAAACGACTTATAGCTGAAATACAAGCTGGTTTAATTGATGATTAA
- the LOC123290574 gene encoding protein takeout-like, translating to MNSIQIVAVIVSCCVGLLQAASLPDFLTPCKGTDPNLNQCAETEANKVIPKLMKGYPSLNIPVLSPLKIDQIKVENTGQLNIVINDAVVRGLEDAKASKFNIDLKSHNINLRLNIPNLNIQGEYEMEGQVLVLPLNGKGACNITAVNGDFDIAVSYTLYDKDGVQYAKIEKVDVAIDIKDAHLYFANLLNAKKQVSDDINALLNKEWRQVIHDLEPAIKETVSLIVTQVGNGIIDKVPYAEIFGNELP from the exons atgaattcaattcaaattgTTGCAGTAATTGTATCTTGTTGTGTTGGCTTATTACAAGCGGCTTCATTGc CTGATTTTCTTACACCATGCAAAGGAACTGATCCAAATTTAAATCAGTGTGCTGAAACTGAAGCAAACAAAGTTATACCAAAATTAATGAAAGGCTATCCTTCATTAAACATCCCAGTTTTATCACCATTAAAAATTGACCAAATCAAAGTTGAGAACACTGGTCAATTGAATATTGTAATCAATGATGCTGTAGTTCGTGGTCTTGAAGATGCTAAAGCTTCAAAGTTCAA CATTGATTTGAAATCTCACAATATTAATCTACgattaaatattccaaatttaAATATCCAAGGAGAATACGAAATGGAGGGACAAGTACTTGTTTTACCATTAAATGGTAAAGGAGCATGTAATATCACAGCTG TCAATGGCGATTTCGATATTGCTGTTTCCTACACCTTATACGATAAAGATGGCGTGCAATatgcaaaaatagaaaaagttgaTGTTGCAATTGACATTAAAGACGCACATCTTTATTTTGCAAACTTATTAAATGCCAAAAAACAGGTTTCGGATGATATTAACGCATTATTGAACAAAGAATGGCGTCAAGTTATCCATGATCTAGAACCAGCTATAAAAGAAACCGTTTCATTGATTGTGACACAAGTTGGAAATGGTATTATTGATAAAGTTCCATATGCTGAAATTTTCGGTAACGAGCTTCcataa
- the LOC123290445 gene encoding uncharacterized protein LOC123290445, with protein MGHYFIDFYDLLNIKKTATESQIESAYREKILLYHPNKNPHNPNAAVTYRQLSEAVRTLKNPITRLIYDNKLKLQKEELLREKLRRKKIRQEWFRQHKLREQRFGEELRRLERLQTEQLLQEQAELLVLKKFLRDSNIIVTDHTVRLINEELLELNQQAKLRFEIMRENWEIEQLRRKQSRKNQLKTLLKAFKLICICGILIFVFYKFTEIKKVVNASIQNLKPYVFTTFNFLYQQLMSVQNYFFNLYNSSYQQPLTAKHQSFSSAQPPADNQPSAHFIYQQLISVHNYFFKSHNPVVNQHRSLNDVKVQTNFIYQQLTSLQYYFNNICNFIYQQPMTVEHDSFNAPQPPTDNQPSGNFLYQQLISVQNYFFNSYNSLYQKTKPVVNQHRSFNDADVKLTTNFLYQQLTSLQHYFNNIYNFLYQQIIFVRDYILNTLNLSYQQPMPVEQHSVNDAQSRTDYPQVMSVQDYFFKSWSFLYQGLALILSCLFNIGDILCQILGPVFTFIKLVILLAILIELLFLLVILLSTVYNL; from the exons atggggcattattttatagatttttatgatttacttAACATTAAAAAGACTGCAACGGAATCGCag ATAGAAAGTGCATATAGggagaaaattttactttatcatCCTAATAAAAATCCTCATAATCCAAATGCAGCAGTTACATATCGTCAATTGTCAGAAGCCGTACGAACATTAAAAAATCCCATTACTAGATTAATATATGATAACAAATTGAAACTACAAAAAGAAGAATTACTGCGGGAGAAATTACGACGTAAAAAAATACGACAGGAATGGTTTCGGCAGCACAAATTACGAGAGCAACGGTTCGGAGAGGAGCTAAGACGACTGGAGAGATTACAAACAGAGCAGTTATTACAAGAACAGGCAGAACTAttagtacttaaaaaatttttaagagatTCTAATATAATAGTAACAGATCATACTGTTAGACTAATAAATGAAGAATTATTGGAACTAAACCAACAGGCAAAATTACGATTTGAAATAATGCGAGAGAATTGGGAAATCGAGCAGTTAAGACGGAAACAGTCTCGGAAAAACCAACTTAAAACTCtgttaaaagcttttaaattgatttgtatttgtggcattttaattttcgtattttataaattcacgGAAATTAAGAAAGTGGTAAACGCTTCTATACAAAACTTGAAGCCTTACGTTTTTActacttttaactttttatatcaGCAACTGATGTCAGttcagaattatttttttaatctttataacTCATCATATCAGCAACCATTGACAGCTAAACATCAGTCGTTTAGTTCCGCTCAACCGCCAGCTGATAATCAACCATCAGCACACTTTATATATCAGCAACTAATTTcagttcataattatttttttaaatctcacaATCCAGTTGTGAATCAGCATCGTTCTCTTAATGATGTTAAAGTACAAACCAACTTCATATACCAACAACTGACGTCACTtcagtattattttaataatatttgcaattttatataTCAGCAACCGATGACAGTTGAACATGATTCGTTTAATGCCCCTCAACCGCCAACTGATAATCAACCATCAGGAAACTTTTTATATCAGCAACTGATTtcagttcaaaattatttttttaattcatacaaTTCTTTATACCAGAAAACGAAACCAGTTGTGAATCAGCATCGTTCTTTTAATGATGCTGATGTTAAACTAACAACCAACTTTTTATACCAACAACTGACGTCACTGcagcattattttaataatatttacaactttttataccaacaaataatttttgttcgagattacattttaaatactcTCAACTTATCATACCAGCAACCGATGCCAGTTGAGCAACATTCTGTTAATGACGCTCAATCCCGAACAGACTATCCTCAGGTAATGTCTGTTcaggattatttttttaagtcttgGAGCTTTTTATACCAAGGTCTAGCATTAATTCTTTCTTGCTTGTTTAATATTGGCGACATTTTATGTCAGATACTGGGACCAgtgtttacttttataaaacttgtaATTTTACTTGCAATCTTAATTGAATTGCTTTTTTTACTTGTAATCTTACTTTCAACTGTTTATAACctgtaa